The Danio aesculapii chromosome 7, fDanAes4.1, whole genome shotgun sequence DNA window TAACTAATAcctcttaagctacggtcacactgggctttgtgtgtgcgaaattctgtcgtacggcgctgcgaaaatgggcgggattaaacaagataattagacatttaaaaaagccaacgattgctcaatattttaaatttctgtccagagaggtcatgttttgatcctcaattggtctcacacagtcaagtgatgcgatttcgcaggtcagagttcaccaaacttgaactttgcaccgcagcaacttgcgaaacttgacgcatgaccctgcgtttccggtctgacgcattcgcgtgcgtatgaatggaagtctatgggaagaaaagtcaagtgtgaccgtagcttaagtctGGTTGCCTCCTCCTCACTCAtgctaaaaatgtaattaatttagtcCAACTTGCTAATATCAGTGATAAACAGAAATTTAATAGTCTCTGAGCTGAATGCCGACTGCTCAAAACAGTCTTGTGTGATTCGTTTGGATATCATGTACACAGATCAAGGTAGCAAAAGCCTCCacataatctactggatatattttcaggagaattcagaatgaatcaaaacttaacactttattttccagatgaaagtgtatcatgccaattaatgaatcaaacaataaaagccaattcagaatTAAATGCACAAGgtcaattactcaaagataaatttAAGAGTACAGATGGATGGTCAAGTGAATTTGAGAGCTCTGCATTATGGGCCGGTCTGGATACAGACTTGTGTGCTGACACATTTATAATTTCTCCTTAAATACCCAGTGACAGCAGTGAATGGTTCTTTTGTTAGAGCTAGAAAACATGATCTGTTTGGGGTTAAGACAAAGGTTATCAAAGCAAAGGGAGCCAAACCCGTCACACCCGAACTTACTTTGCCATACCAAAGGGGAAAGAGGGCAAGAAAGGGTCAAAGGCTGTCCTGGGCACTTACTTGAACGTACTGTTCTTTAGATTCCAGAGTTTTTATTGCAGGGCACATTTAAGTCTGAGTAAAATCCATCCCTACAACAGGAAATACATTCAAAGCATAAGAATGAACTGCTAAACTAATGTTTCCATTTGTTTTTCACAAAGTGAGCAGAGGACTGGTGTTTGTCAATCAGTTGAAGAACTGGAAAGATGCTCAGACGTACTGCAGACAGAATCACATTGATCTGGTCAGTGTGAGGAACCAGAATGAGAGTCAACAGCTGGAGAAGTTCATTAATGACAGAAACTCATCTGGAGCTCCAGTCTGGATCGGTCTGTTCAGTGACTCATGGCAGTGGTCAGATCAGAGCAACTCCTCATTCAGATACTGGTTTACTGGTGAACCAAATAATAGTGAAGCTAATGAAAACTGCACAGGGCTAAAGGAGAACAGTCATGGACATTGGGCAGACATCTCTTGTCACTACCAGTTTCCTTTTGTGTGTCATGAAGGTGAGCAGATCCTCCAAACACACTCAATCCATCATCAGCTCCAGATCTCCTAAAGTTGACTCTACATGTCTGACATGTCAAGTTCCTCCACAGTGTTTgttctgcatgttgtttttgatcagtctctctctagtttctgctttgttttgtgtccAGATAAACTGATTGTGATCCAGCAGAATCTGTCGTGGTCTGAAGCTCTGAGATACTGCAGACAGAATCATGCTGATCTGGTCTCGGTTCAGTCAGTGGAGATGCAGCGTCGTGTGATAAACGTGGTTAAAAAGGCATCAACTGAGGCGGTGTGGTTGGGTTTACACAACTACTGCAGCATGAACATGTGGCTCTGGCTGAGTGGAGACATGGTGTGCTATCAGAACTGGGCTCCAGGGAACGGCAGCACACCGGAAAACTGCAAACTGGAGAAGAGAAAAGGAGCAGTTCAGTCTGGAGGAGATCAGACCTGGATCAGCCTTCCTGAATCTCACAGACTCAACTTCATCTGCACTAACTACTAAGAGTAAAAGACttgtataaatgtttgtttaaaataattaatgctTTATTAATGCTGTTTTAATAATATAGTGTGTTTATTTCAactgtataatttaaaaagtCTGTAAGTTAACACATTGAAATGTTATTCTATGGAAAAAGtggtttaaaacatttaacaaagaCTGTTGAGTGAAATTTCAGTCAATTGGAAACTAAAAAATAACAGTTCAATACTTTGACTCTTGCTTACTGAACACTTAAAAAAGAATGAAGTAAACAAGTCCTGTGCAGTGACTTCTTGGGATCTTGGTTTTCTGGTGGTTTGCTAACTCTCTGCTCTTTACTGTTAATCATGTTAAAAAGTGATGTGGGTGCATCAAACTCTTAATATGTTGCATGTCACCAGTTACAATACAATTTAGTTTGATTTTTAAAGTGTACTAgtaaaagttgtttaaaaaaatcttgcagCATGTATGCATGATGAACTATTACCAGGAGTGTTCAACCTCCGCTCAAATAAAGATTTGAACATGTCTAATGACTactgcattggctccctattaaatattgtacacatttttacattttattgacctacaaagccctgaacggcttagctccccagtatttgagggtgctcctggtgtattatagcccctcacaTCCATTACACTTAATTCATTCTGGACAATTAATTACTTCTAGAATATTAtaatcaactgtaggcggtagatctttctcatatctggctcataaactctggaacagccttcctagcacagatcgggaagcagacacactctgtcagtttaactagattaaagacacaaatgctgttgaaacccaaatcctctaaaggattgttagtctgcattatttagggcaaccggagccgggaacacttcccaaaagacattaga harbors:
- the LOC130232671 gene encoding macrophage mannose receptor 1-like, producing the protein MAKITYFLLLLIALCSISECVQRQYHFINEKKNWTEAQRYCRENYTDLATVDNMNDMIQMIKSVNNGCLWIGLQRKWQWSSGDPALFLNWGYNQPDGKNLCAFMKNGKWYDGKCSDSWIFVCYNMSRGLVFVNQLKNWKDAQTYCRQNHIDLVSVRNQNESQQLEKFINDRNSSGAPVWIGLFSDSWQWSDQSNSSFRYWFTGEPNNSEANENCTGLKENSHGHWADISCHYQFPFVCHEDKLIVIQQNLSWSEALRYCRQNHADLVSVQSVEMQRRVINVVKKASTEAVWLGLHNYCSMNMWLWLSGDMVCYQNWAPGNGSTPENCKLEKRKGAVQSGGDQTWISLPESHRLNFICTNY